A single genomic interval of Rosistilla ulvae harbors:
- a CDS encoding arylsulfatase, with translation MIRALLTIVAALTLAQGLFAAVPLADSKPNIILVMTDDQGYGPVGRHGHPWIQTPNLDALYDQSTRFTRMLVAPTCAPTRSALMTGRHPMRNGVTHTILERERMTLDATTLPQVLGKAGYRSGIFGKWHLGDEDEYQPQNRGFDEAFIHGAGGIGQAYDCSCADAPGNKYFDPVLRHNGKFVQTEGYCTDLFFDAALGWIKKQHDQKQPFFAYIVTNAPHSPFIAPAKNAKRFTDLGFTDDQAGFYGMIENIDENVGKLLAKMEQWNLEEDTLLIFMSDNGMTGGGSGRGNQPMGTLADGTLMRPYNAGMKGLKGSVEEGGCRVPFFVRWDGHVAAGQDVDRIAAHLDLFPTLVALAGGTLPQGQVEGRSLLPLIENPQADWEDRYLFTHKGRWKTGEEPNESQWKNFSVRNQRFRWVEGKALYDMQADPGQKTNVIDQHPEVVQAMRDAYDAWWQKTRPMMVNETAPMSKTRPFHEAFERQKQGTGIPKWESPRF, from the coding sequence ATGATTCGAGCACTCTTAACGATCGTCGCCGCGTTGACGCTTGCCCAAGGCTTGTTCGCCGCGGTGCCTTTGGCCGATTCGAAACCGAACATCATCTTGGTCATGACCGATGACCAGGGGTACGGTCCCGTCGGCCGCCACGGCCATCCTTGGATCCAGACTCCCAACCTCGACGCTCTCTATGATCAAAGCACCCGGTTTACGCGGATGTTAGTCGCACCGACGTGTGCGCCAACGCGATCGGCGTTGATGACCGGCCGACACCCGATGCGAAACGGCGTCACGCATACGATTCTCGAACGGGAGCGGATGACGTTGGATGCGACCACGTTGCCCCAAGTGCTTGGCAAAGCGGGCTATCGGTCGGGAATCTTCGGTAAGTGGCACCTGGGGGACGAGGATGAGTATCAGCCCCAAAACCGTGGCTTTGACGAAGCGTTCATCCATGGCGCCGGTGGGATCGGCCAAGCGTACGACTGCAGTTGCGCCGACGCCCCCGGCAACAAGTACTTCGATCCCGTGCTGCGGCACAACGGGAAGTTCGTTCAAACCGAAGGCTACTGCACCGATCTGTTCTTCGACGCCGCGTTGGGCTGGATTAAAAAGCAACACGATCAGAAGCAGCCGTTCTTCGCCTACATCGTGACCAACGCGCCACACAGTCCATTTATCGCCCCCGCCAAAAACGCGAAACGCTTTACCGACCTCGGTTTCACCGACGACCAAGCGGGGTTCTACGGGATGATCGAAAACATCGACGAAAACGTCGGCAAGCTGCTGGCGAAGATGGAGCAATGGAACCTCGAGGAAGATACGCTGTTGATCTTCATGAGCGATAACGGGATGACCGGCGGCGGATCGGGGCGCGGCAACCAACCGATGGGAACGCTAGCCGATGGAACACTGATGCGTCCCTACAACGCCGGTATGAAGGGACTGAAAGGGAGTGTCGAGGAAGGCGGCTGCCGGGTGCCGTTTTTCGTCCGCTGGGATGGACATGTCGCGGCGGGGCAAGACGTCGACCGGATCGCAGCTCACCTGGACCTCTTTCCGACGCTTGTCGCATTGGCTGGCGGGACGCTGCCACAGGGACAGGTCGAAGGTCGCAGCCTGCTGCCGCTGATCGAAAACCCGCAGGCGGATTGGGAGGATCGCTATCTGTTCACCCACAAGGGGCGTTGGAAGACGGGCGAGGAGCCAAACGAATCTCAATGGAAGAACTTTTCGGTTCGCAATCAGCGGTTCCGTTGGGTCGAGGGGAAGGCTTTATATGACATGCAAGCCGATCCGGGGCAGAAGACAAACGTGATCGACCAGCATCCGGAAGTCGTCCAAGCGATGCGCGACGCCTACGACGCTTGGTGGCAAAAGACCCGTCCGATGATGGTCAACGAGACGGCTCCGATGTCCAAGACCCGCCCATTCCACGAGGCA
- the ligA gene encoding NAD-dependent DNA ligase LigA gives MAKATKQSDRVQTLERIIAHLDTQYEQGIACTHPDTGVLVSDGEYDALRRELQTLNPQSTLFETATASQLESAVAKVVHHPPLTSIEKASHEDLAVQQQMLFKWLRGADAPAVAEAPAGELFADALPDDLITVAGMSYDGQPVVYSPDRFYAAYKLDGVAIALYYEQGKLVRAGLRPRDGINGEDVTAQVRYVAGVPEKLPKKITCSIRGELICKLSDFEKVQAELADEGEKLRANPRNHTAGGIRQFKNPEKTARMRISFIAYTIEALDHPPYKTEIERARWCQETLGINYIEPQPFRFENLQAMEDAVPTLDFEVDGVVIGVNTLEDQEQLGRHGDPRTGNPKGKIAWKFREEEATPVIRDIQWQTGRTGKIVAVAIFDPVRLAGTNVTRATLHNAGFMLRNQITIGSTIAVRKAGKIIPKVTGVIAGQGEPQFPDHCPACKAKTQLQQGGTEEMLELVCPNPDCSAQNVHGLCHYLSTFGVVGLGESRVRTMVEGGKVATHADFYRLDLDDAMECGLTERQSLLALAAIHMIPAPDKKENNELGIAIATARQTKKQVPLWQLFAAFGIEAAGKSAGKALEDHFSSFDAIRAATVQQLIEVGDVGEKTAETVSSYLATNAAAIDDLLNYVEPQSPKTGLLTGKNFCFSGGFPEGKRHWEQRVEELGGKCSGSVSKKTHYLVAGTASGSKSEKAEKLGIPIIDTDDLQKMIQAMSDPTG, from the coding sequence ATCTGGACACGCAGTACGAACAAGGGATCGCGTGTACGCATCCCGACACCGGCGTGTTGGTCAGCGATGGCGAATACGATGCGCTGCGTCGCGAGCTGCAGACGCTGAATCCCCAGTCGACGCTTTTCGAGACGGCCACCGCGTCGCAGCTGGAGAGTGCGGTTGCGAAGGTCGTTCACCACCCACCGCTGACGTCGATCGAGAAGGCGAGCCACGAAGATCTCGCCGTGCAGCAACAGATGCTTTTCAAATGGCTCCGCGGCGCCGATGCCCCGGCCGTTGCGGAAGCTCCCGCGGGCGAGCTGTTTGCCGACGCGTTGCCCGACGATTTGATTACCGTCGCGGGGATGAGCTACGACGGCCAGCCGGTCGTCTACAGCCCCGATCGGTTCTACGCCGCCTACAAGCTCGATGGCGTGGCGATCGCTCTTTATTACGAACAGGGAAAACTTGTCCGCGCCGGGCTGCGACCGCGCGACGGGATTAACGGCGAAGATGTCACGGCGCAAGTTCGTTATGTCGCCGGTGTTCCGGAAAAGCTTCCTAAGAAGATCACTTGTTCGATTCGGGGCGAACTGATCTGCAAGCTCTCCGACTTCGAAAAGGTGCAAGCCGAATTGGCCGACGAAGGGGAGAAGTTGAGAGCGAATCCGCGGAACCACACAGCCGGTGGGATTCGCCAATTCAAGAACCCCGAGAAAACCGCGAGGATGCGGATCAGCTTCATCGCCTACACGATCGAAGCGCTCGACCATCCGCCTTATAAGACGGAGATCGAGAGGGCTCGCTGGTGTCAGGAGACGTTGGGGATCAACTACATCGAGCCGCAACCGTTTCGCTTCGAGAACCTGCAGGCGATGGAAGACGCCGTGCCGACTCTCGATTTCGAAGTCGACGGCGTCGTGATCGGAGTCAACACTCTCGAGGACCAGGAACAACTGGGCCGCCACGGAGATCCGAGGACCGGAAATCCGAAGGGGAAGATCGCCTGGAAATTCCGCGAGGAGGAAGCGACGCCGGTGATCCGCGACATTCAGTGGCAGACCGGCCGGACCGGCAAGATCGTCGCAGTGGCGATCTTCGATCCCGTTCGTTTGGCCGGCACCAACGTGACCCGGGCGACGCTGCACAACGCCGGATTTATGCTCCGCAATCAGATCACGATCGGGTCGACGATCGCGGTTCGCAAGGCGGGGAAGATCATCCCCAAAGTGACCGGCGTGATTGCGGGGCAAGGCGAGCCGCAGTTTCCCGATCATTGTCCGGCTTGCAAAGCGAAGACCCAGCTACAGCAAGGGGGAACCGAAGAGATGCTGGAACTTGTCTGTCCCAACCCCGATTGCTCGGCGCAAAACGTCCACGGCCTGTGCCACTATCTGAGCACCTTTGGCGTCGTCGGGCTGGGGGAGAGCCGGGTGCGGACAATGGTCGAAGGAGGCAAGGTCGCGACGCACGCCGATTTTTATCGCTTGGACTTGGACGACGCGATGGAATGTGGGCTGACCGAACGACAGTCGCTGTTGGCACTGGCAGCGATCCACATGATTCCCGCTCCCGACAAGAAGGAAAACAACGAGTTGGGGATCGCGATCGCGACGGCTCGGCAAACGAAGAAGCAGGTTCCGCTGTGGCAATTGTTTGCCGCTTTCGGCATCGAAGCGGCGGGCAAGTCGGCAGGCAAAGCGCTCGAAGATCACTTCAGCAGTTTCGATGCGATCCGCGCCGCCACGGTCCAGCAACTTATCGAAGTCGGCGACGTCGGTGAGAAGACAGCCGAGACCGTCTCCAGCTATCTGGCGACCAACGCCGCAGCGATCGACGATCTGCTGAATTACGTCGAACCGCAGTCGCCGAAAACGGGGCTGCTGACCGGCAAGAACTTCTGCTTCAGCGGCGGCTTTCCCGAGGGGAAGCGTCACTGGGAACAGCGCGTCGAAGAACTCGGCGGCAAGTGTTCGGGGAGCGTCTCTAAGAAGACTCACTACCTGGTCGCCGGAACCGCCAGCGGATCGAAGAGCGAAAAAGCGGAGAAGCTTGGGATTCCAATCATCGATACCGACGATCTTCAAAAGATGATCCAAGCCATGTCAGATCCCACGGGCTGA